In the Enterococcus saigonensis genome, one interval contains:
- a CDS encoding PTS sugar transporter subunit IIB: MIKAVRIDERLIHGQVAMTWTKSLNLTGLVVASDEAATNDIQKMTLKMAAPSNVKVIIKTVDDAIHLLKDPRAKDMRLMVLVPNVKDAVKVAKAFPTEIELMNVGNAGKMTPPSEDKKTLSKEVMLTTSEIQDLKELVELYPDTVFQPTPAMEKRSAISILSDF, encoded by the coding sequence ATGATTAAAGCAGTGCGAATTGATGAACGATTAATTCATGGACAAGTAGCGATGACTTGGACAAAGAGTCTAAATTTAACCGGGTTAGTAGTAGCAAGCGATGAGGCGGCTACCAACGATATTCAAAAGATGACATTGAAGATGGCTGCACCATCGAATGTCAAAGTCATTATTAAAACAGTTGATGACGCGATTCATTTGTTAAAAGATCCGCGGGCGAAGGACATGCGCTTGATGGTTTTAGTCCCTAATGTCAAAGATGCGGTAAAAGTTGCGAAAGCTTTCCCAACGGAAATCGAATTAATGAACGTGGGGAATGCTGGGAAAATGACACCGCCATCGGAAGATAAGAAAACCTTATCAAAGGAAGTGATGTTAACGACGTCAGAAATTCAAGACTTAAAAGAATTAGTTGAACTTTATCCAGATACCGTTTTTCAGCCTACACCGGCGATGGAAAAACGTTCAGCTATCTCTATTTTGAGTGATTTTTAG
- a CDS encoding PTS sugar transporter subunit IIA: protein MIKPMFLKVGTGIAYIKVNRKKGINHMKKILIATHGHLASGFLSSIQLLTGKVQEITVINAYVDECDFEQELNVFVNQVNEQDQIFVFTDLFGGSVNQKITKTFLEKEIAVTILSGFNLPILLEIVLATKELTKEDIQELVNKCQQELKMTILDEVHVVNEEEDFF from the coding sequence GTGATTAAACCAATGTTTTTAAAAGTTGGCACAGGAATTGCTTATATAAAAGTGAACAGAAAGAAAGGAATTAACCATATGAAGAAAATTCTAATAGCGACTCACGGTCACTTAGCTTCAGGCTTTCTTAGCAGTATTCAATTACTGACGGGGAAGGTTCAAGAGATTACGGTGATTAATGCTTATGTGGATGAGTGTGATTTTGAACAGGAGTTGAATGTATTTGTAAACCAGGTGAATGAGCAGGATCAGATTTTTGTTTTTACCGATTTATTTGGCGGAAGTGTCAATCAGAAGATTACCAAAACCTTTTTGGAGAAAGAGATTGCTGTAACTATTTTGTCTGGCTTTAATCTGCCAATTCTGCTCGAAATAGTATTGGCAACCAAGGAATTAACAAAGGAGGATATTCAGGAACTGGTAAATAAATGCCAACAGGAATTAAAGATGACCATTCTTGATGAGGTACATGTAGTAAATGAAGAGGAAGATTTTTTTTAG
- a CDS encoding PTS system mannose/fructose/sorbose family transporter subunit IID, whose amino-acid sequence MKLADGISKDEKKLVQKMFWRSMTMYASVNPVTMGGGGFAYSMMPFINHFYKSEEDRAAALERHTQYFSTTIPCASFVMGIAASMEKENSEKAGFDVESINAIKTSLMGPLAGIGDSLFWGVWRVVTAGLAINLANAGNILAPIIFLVMFNIPNYLMRYYGGVLGYSLGSKYIEKLYANGLIEILTKAASILGLIMVGAMTISMVKFNTVLSFSMKGEELMNVQEILDSIFKGIVPLLVTLGCFKLLDKKVGVIKIIFGMVVLGILLSLLGIA is encoded by the coding sequence ATGAAATTAGCTGATGGAATTTCTAAAGATGAGAAAAAATTGGTTCAAAAGATGTTTTGGCGCTCGATGACCATGTATGCTTCGGTGAATCCGGTGACGATGGGCGGCGGTGGTTTCGCCTATTCTATGATGCCCTTCATTAATCATTTCTACAAAAGTGAAGAAGATCGAGCTGCGGCGCTGGAGCGTCATACACAGTATTTTTCGACGACCATTCCTTGCGCGTCCTTTGTCATGGGGATTGCGGCATCGATGGAGAAGGAAAATTCTGAAAAAGCTGGTTTTGACGTGGAAAGTATCAACGCGATCAAAACGAGTTTGATGGGACCATTGGCTGGAATTGGCGATTCATTGTTCTGGGGAGTTTGGCGTGTCGTTACCGCGGGACTAGCGATCAACTTAGCCAATGCCGGAAATATTTTGGCACCAATTATCTTTTTAGTTATGTTCAATATACCTAATTACTTGATGCGATACTATGGCGGCGTTTTAGGCTATTCATTAGGCTCTAAATATATTGAAAAGCTGTATGCGAACGGGTTAATTGAAATTCTGACAAAAGCTGCTAGTATCTTGGGTCTGATCATGGTAGGCGCAATGACGATCAGTATGGTCAAATTCAATACCGTTTTGAGCTTTTCAATGAAGGGCGAAGAGCTAATGAATGTCCAAGAAATCCTCGATAGTATTTTTAAAGGAATTGTACCTTTATTGGTAACATTGGGCTGTTTCAAATTACTAGATAAAAAAGTCGGCGTCATCAAAATTATTTTTGGAATGGTCGTGTTGGGAATTTTATTGTCATTACTTGGAATCGCATAG
- a CDS encoding ABC transporter substrate-binding protein, whose amino-acid sequence MKKLQSLLIGIIAVILVLVFAVNRLEHSSGVAGAKVLNIYNWGDYIDPDLLKKFEKETGYKVNYETFDSNEAMFTKIQQGGTPYDITIPSEYMIQKMIQENLVLPLDHSKIKGLNNIHEDFLNQSFDPHNKYSIPYFWGTLGIVYNDKFAKADELKYWQDLWNDKFRDNIMMIDGAREVIGLGLNSLGYSLNSKNDEQLNQAVAKLKELTPNIKAIVADEIKIYMANEESMVAVTFSGEAADMMAENEHLHYVIPAEGSNLWFDNIVIPKTAKNKAGAYDFINFMLRPENAAKNAEYIGYATPNKEAMKRLPRSITGDKQFYPTDEMLSHLEVYQDLGKEYLGIYNDLFLELKMYRR is encoded by the coding sequence ATGAAAAAATTGCAGTCTTTGTTGATAGGTATTATTGCGGTTATTTTAGTTTTAGTATTTGCTGTTAATCGCTTAGAACATTCGAGTGGCGTGGCTGGAGCAAAAGTATTAAATATATACAATTGGGGCGATTATATTGATCCTGATTTGTTGAAAAAATTTGAAAAAGAAACTGGCTATAAAGTAAACTATGAGACTTTTGATTCAAATGAAGCCATGTTTACCAAAATTCAGCAAGGTGGAACACCATACGATATTACTATTCCCAGTGAATATATGATTCAAAAGATGATTCAAGAAAATTTGGTTTTACCATTGGATCATAGCAAAATTAAAGGATTAAATAATATTCATGAAGATTTTTTAAACCAAAGTTTTGATCCACACAATAAGTATTCAATTCCTTATTTTTGGGGAACATTGGGAATTGTTTACAATGATAAGTTTGCAAAAGCCGATGAATTGAAGTATTGGCAGGATTTATGGAATGATAAATTTCGTGATAATATTATGATGATTGATGGCGCCAGAGAAGTCATCGGTCTAGGTTTGAATAGTTTGGGGTATTCTTTAAACAGTAAAAATGATGAACAGCTTAACCAAGCAGTTGCGAAACTAAAAGAATTAACCCCTAATATCAAAGCCATTGTGGCCGATGAAATTAAAATTTATATGGCTAATGAAGAGAGCATGGTTGCTGTAACATTTTCCGGGGAAGCTGCGGACATGATGGCAGAAAATGAACATCTTCATTATGTAATTCCAGCAGAAGGATCGAACTTATGGTTTGATAATATCGTAATTCCAAAAACTGCTAAAAATAAAGCGGGCGCTTACGATTTTATCAACTTTATGTTGCGTCCAGAAAATGCAGCGAAGAATGCAGAATACATTGGTTATGCTACTCCTAATAAAGAAGCTATGAAACGTTTACCTAGATCGATTACCGGTGATAAGCAATTTTATCCCACTGATGAAATGCTGTCTCATTTAGAAGTCTACCAAGATTTAGGTAAAGAATATTTGGGGATTTATAATGATTTATTCTTGGAACTTAAGATGTACAGGAGATAA
- a CDS encoding sigma 54-interacting transcriptional regulator, with amino-acid sequence MEYKYRIDILQPTVYYAFRHIKLEEKMKKSAKDRVFDELIRLTGNMSSVTAEKISKNLGISRQNASHYLTRLVEDKKVEKLPGKPVLWKPLDEYAVVDNTEQINEAFHSVVGHDGSLREVIQKCIAAVKYPPNGLSVLINGATGVGKSFLATKIFEYAIHEQIIEEDAPFAILNCADYADNPELLSATLFGYKKGAFTGAEKDTNGLLATANNGYLFLDEVHRLSKENQEKLFLFIDTGNYRPVGENVNWHSAKVRFIFATTEKGEDYLLDTFDRRIQISVMLPTFEDRPIRERLELIQLFFQNEADVLQKDIIVSREALSLMLSHPFSGNIGKLKNIIKISCADVYSRTQEEPLTIGKNEILIQLNMLESEIESLPIASLLIKKNQKIKTDRIKPFDYDSILEKITQLINEGNFNENFSSIKNEVQHLVHHIDKDSFLSMSRKLMIQMFRKVWVSVLGKTYGLTTSGPVAEIISRSYVISPSYKTDLTGINRTLAANLPRTTYLCNQFLEHLPPLSEKDENFLRLLIVVTLSDYVDESIELKGLLLAHGDSTASSIQAVVNQLCGNYVFEALDMPVESNVSEIVESTRNFVKRQVNTDSLVLIVDMGSLNQIYTQIKNDLKGELLLLNNLTTSIALDIGLKMTMNAPFKQIAEDAADKYSINVQYFEGFSQSSNIIISCMSGLGISDKLKDVFRHHLSDESIEVFTKDYRELRELIDQNDETYFDKTKLVITTSDLPRSFSIPNINVYDILDGDGAANLKHILSPEMKPAEFNRLIQELVKFFSLEGIADRLNFLNPTIVMSEVETVISKYENYYHFTLNGRVKLNLYMHTALMMERLFLARTEKSEEPNYDLKPDEDEFYYVSRSIFQSMEMKYNFKVNAYELSLLYELLGPYIQK; translated from the coding sequence TTGGAATACAAATATAGAATAGACATATTGCAGCCGACAGTTTATTATGCTTTTAGACACATTAAACTGGAGGAAAAAATGAAAAAGAGCGCTAAAGATCGAGTTTTTGATGAGCTGATACGACTAACAGGGAATATGTCTTCTGTCACTGCCGAGAAAATTTCGAAGAATCTAGGTATCTCTCGTCAGAATGCCAGCCATTATTTGACGAGATTAGTGGAAGATAAAAAGGTCGAGAAATTACCGGGAAAGCCTGTTTTGTGGAAGCCTTTAGATGAATATGCGGTTGTAGATAATACGGAGCAAATAAACGAAGCCTTTCATTCTGTAGTTGGTCATGACGGAAGTCTGAGAGAGGTCATTCAAAAATGTATAGCCGCTGTCAAATATCCGCCTAACGGACTCAGTGTATTAATAAATGGAGCCACGGGTGTTGGAAAAAGTTTTTTAGCCACAAAAATTTTTGAATACGCTATCCATGAGCAAATTATTGAAGAAGATGCACCATTTGCTATCTTAAACTGTGCCGATTATGCGGACAATCCCGAACTGCTTTCGGCAACACTGTTTGGATACAAGAAGGGGGCCTTTACGGGGGCTGAAAAGGATACCAATGGTTTATTGGCAACGGCCAACAACGGCTATCTTTTTCTCGATGAGGTCCATCGCTTATCGAAAGAAAATCAAGAAAAGCTCTTTCTATTTATTGATACTGGAAACTATCGTCCAGTCGGTGAAAATGTAAATTGGCATTCTGCTAAGGTTCGTTTTATTTTCGCCACGACGGAAAAAGGTGAAGATTATTTATTAGACACCTTTGATCGGCGTATTCAAATTAGTGTTATGTTGCCAACTTTTGAAGATCGCCCTATTCGAGAACGATTAGAGCTGATTCAATTATTTTTTCAAAATGAAGCGGATGTTTTACAAAAAGATATTATTGTTTCAAGAGAAGCCTTGTCTTTAATGTTATCTCATCCCTTTAGTGGGAATATTGGTAAGCTGAAGAATATCATTAAAATCAGTTGTGCGGATGTGTATAGTCGAACACAAGAAGAACCATTAACGATTGGGAAAAATGAGATCTTGATTCAGTTAAATATGCTGGAATCCGAGATAGAAAGCTTGCCGATTGCTAGTTTATTGATAAAGAAAAATCAAAAGATAAAAACGGATCGAATCAAACCGTTTGATTATGATTCGATTTTGGAAAAAATTACTCAGTTGATAAATGAAGGTAATTTCAATGAAAATTTTTCTTCGATAAAGAATGAAGTACAGCATTTGGTGCATCACATTGATAAGGATTCTTTTTTATCAATGAGTAGAAAATTGATGATTCAGATGTTTAGAAAGGTCTGGGTATCCGTTTTAGGAAAAACGTACGGATTGACGACGAGTGGACCTGTTGCAGAAATTATTAGCAGATCCTATGTCATTTCCCCAAGCTATAAGACAGACTTAACCGGGATAAATCGTACATTAGCTGCAAATCTACCTCGGACGACTTACTTATGTAATCAGTTCTTGGAGCATTTACCACCGCTCTCAGAAAAGGACGAGAACTTTCTAAGACTGCTTATTGTCGTGACTTTATCTGATTATGTAGATGAATCCATCGAGCTGAAGGGCCTGTTGCTTGCTCACGGAGATAGTACGGCTAGCAGCATTCAAGCAGTAGTGAATCAATTATGCGGCAATTATGTTTTTGAAGCGTTGGATATGCCAGTAGAGAGTAATGTGTCAGAGATTGTCGAATCGACAAGGAATTTTGTGAAAAGGCAAGTGAATACAGATAGTCTAGTGCTGATCGTAGATATGGGCTCTTTAAATCAAATTTACACACAGATCAAGAACGATTTAAAAGGGGAGTTACTTCTTCTGAATAATTTGACGACTTCCATTGCACTTGATATTGGCTTGAAGATGACGATGAATGCGCCATTTAAACAGATTGCGGAGGATGCAGCAGACAAGTATTCAATCAATGTTCAATACTTTGAAGGCTTTTCTCAAAGTAGCAACATTATCATTTCCTGTATGTCGGGTTTGGGGATTTCGGACAAATTGAAAGATGTTTTTCGTCATCATTTATCGGATGAATCCATCGAAGTTTTCACGAAGGACTACAGAGAACTACGTGAATTAATCGACCAAAATGATGAAACTTATTTTGACAAGACAAAATTGGTCATCACGACTTCGGATCTTCCACGTTCCTTTTCAATTCCTAATATTAATGTTTATGACATCTTAGACGGTGATGGAGCAGCCAATTTGAAGCATATTTTGAGTCCTGAAATGAAGCCGGCAGAATTTAACCGCTTGATTCAGGAGCTAGTAAAATTCTTTTCGTTGGAAGGAATTGCGGACCGTTTGAACTTTCTGAACCCAACGATCGTGATGAGTGAAGTGGAAACAGTCATTTCTAAATATGAAAATTACTATCATTTCACTTTAAATGGCCGTGTAAAACTAAATCTCTATATGCATACGGCATTGATGATGGAACGTTTATTCTTGGCTCGGACAGAAAAATCTGAAGAACCGAATTATGATTTGAAACCAGATGAAGATGAGTTTTATTATGTTTCTAGAAGTATTTTTCAATCAATGGAGATGAAATATAATTTTAAAGTCAATGCTTATGAGCTTTCGCTGCTCTATGAATTATTAGGACCGTATATTCAAAAATAA
- a CDS encoding IS256-like element ISLgar5 family transposase, with product MNDFTTEILKTLANKGDLNELFRVHLEKAVNTLLKTELTAFLDYEKYDRIGFNTGNSRNGSYDRTVKTEYGELHLQIPRDRNGEFKQQTVPAYRRTNDTLEETVIHLFRKGITMSEIADLIEKMYGHYYTPQTMSNITKSFTEEVTAFKGRELHDRYAAIYMDATYIPLKRKTVAKEAIHIAVGIRPDGSKEVLSYAIAPTESITIWDEILLDLQERGLKNVLLFITDGLKGMVGAISRFYPKARFQHCCVHVSRNISHKVRVDDRKEVCDDFKMVYQASSKEVALEARGAFAEKWKTSYPKVVESILSNDHLLTFYDFPLAIRKSIYSTNLIESFNKQIKKYSHRKEQFQNEESMERFLVSSFDTYNQKFLGRSHKGFQQAEGELEQMLSQLIEN from the coding sequence ATGAACGATTTTACTACAGAAATTCTAAAGACTCTAGCGAACAAAGGCGATTTGAATGAATTATTCCGTGTCCATTTGGAGAAAGCAGTCAATACGCTTCTCAAAACGGAGTTAACGGCTTTCCTAGATTACGAAAAGTATGATCGCATTGGTTTTAACACGGGTAATTCTCGTAACGGCTCCTATGACCGTACGGTCAAGACCGAGTATGGGGAACTTCATCTCCAGATTCCGCGCGACCGCAATGGTGAGTTCAAGCAACAGACTGTTCCTGCTTATAGACGGACGAATGACACGTTAGAGGAGACCGTCATTCACCTCTTCCGAAAAGGTATTACCATGTCGGAAATCGCAGACTTGATTGAGAAAATGTATGGGCATTACTACACGCCCCAAACCATGTCCAATATAACAAAATCATTTACAGAAGAGGTAACGGCGTTTAAAGGGCGGGAGCTTCATGACCGTTATGCTGCTATTTATATGGACGCAACGTATATTCCGTTAAAGCGGAAAACCGTCGCCAAGGAAGCTATTCATATCGCAGTTGGCATTCGCCCGGACGGATCAAAGGAAGTATTGAGCTATGCGATTGCACCGACTGAATCCATCACGATTTGGGATGAAATTTTATTGGACCTTCAAGAGCGCGGTTTGAAAAATGTCCTCCTGTTCATCACGGATGGCTTAAAGGGGATGGTAGGAGCGATTAGTCGGTTCTATCCCAAAGCTCGTTTTCAACATTGTTGTGTACACGTTTCCCGTAATATCAGTCACAAAGTGCGTGTCGATGATCGTAAGGAAGTCTGTGATGATTTTAAAATGGTGTATCAAGCCTCATCTAAAGAGGTGGCGTTGGAAGCACGTGGTGCTTTTGCGGAAAAATGGAAAACCAGCTATCCAAAAGTGGTTGAATCGATTCTTTCGAACGATCACTTGCTCACTTTCTATGATTTCCCCTTGGCCATACGCAAGAGTATTTATTCTACGAACTTGATTGAATCCTTTAATAAGCAAATCAAGAAATACAGCCACCGCAAGGAACAGTTCCAAAACGAAGAGTCGATGGAACGTTTCTTAGTCTCGTCTTTTGATACTTACAACCAAAAATTCCTAGGTCGCAGTCATAAAGGCTTTCAACAGGCCGAAGGCGAACTTGAACAAATGCTAAGCCAACTGATTGAGAATTAG
- a CDS encoding PTS sugar transporter subunit IIC produces MYDAFVVALAVFIGVAGHEMFGMSMLSRPIVVAPLVGALMGDLQTGLIVGASLEAIFMGVVNIGISSTAEPSLAAGLATAFAIKMGGNVDAIIPIVFPLAVLGLQLMNMIFSFVCGPMAAKFFKFAKSGDQKGIINLHFFMWFVHYALYALIPFFAVLFGADVVKSVLDNIPEVIMNGLTVAGNLLPAVGMAMLLRMLWSKNIAVWFFFGAVVMAYLELPLIAIAAVGTIIAIVIAQRDLQLKNISVHAVQSDAAVNATLDQEEEDFFQ; encoded by the coding sequence ATGTATGATGCATTTGTAGTCGCTTTGGCCGTTTTTATTGGAGTTGCTGGACATGAAATGTTCGGGATGTCCATGCTGAGTCGTCCGATTGTTGTTGCTCCGTTAGTAGGAGCGTTGATGGGGGATTTGCAGACGGGGTTGATTGTCGGGGCGTCACTAGAAGCCATCTTTATGGGTGTCGTCAATATCGGAATCTCTAGTACGGCGGAGCCTTCTTTGGCTGCTGGGCTGGCTACAGCGTTCGCAATCAAAATGGGAGGAAACGTGGATGCGATTATTCCCATTGTCTTTCCACTAGCAGTATTAGGATTACAGTTAATGAATATGATTTTTTCTTTTGTATGTGGACCGATGGCTGCTAAATTTTTCAAATTTGCAAAATCTGGTGATCAAAAAGGAATCATCAATCTGCACTTCTTTATGTGGTTTGTCCACTATGCGCTTTATGCTCTTATTCCATTTTTTGCCGTTTTATTTGGAGCAGATGTTGTCAAAAGCGTCTTGGATAATATTCCAGAGGTCATCATGAACGGATTAACAGTCGCTGGAAATCTGCTGCCGGCAGTTGGGATGGCGATGCTGTTACGGATGCTTTGGAGTAAAAATATTGCTGTGTGGTTTTTCTTTGGGGCCGTTGTTATGGCGTATCTCGAGTTACCATTGATTGCAATTGCCGCAGTTGGAACGATTATTGCAATTGTTATAGCCCAAAGAGATCTACAACTAAAAAATATATCTGTTCATGCAGTTCAAAGCGATGCTGCTGTAAATGCAACGCTTGACCAAGAAGAGGAGGATTTCTTTCAATGA